In Defluviitalea raffinosedens, the genomic window TATTACAAACCCGGCCTGCGAGGCCAGATCCAATCTCTTTTCAATGTCCTCCCATTTTGTAAGAAGGTTGCTTAAGGATATTACCGCAAAATCGTGTGTTAAAGGTGCTCCAAGAACCGCTGCCGCAGAGCTTGCTGCAGTAATTCCTGCTATGACCCTGATCTCTTCACGGATTCCAAGCTCCTCACATATTTCAATCATCAGGGCCGCCATCCCGTAAATCCCTGCGTCTCCGCTTGAAACCATAGCTACATTTTTGTTTCCTTTTGCAGCCAGCGCAGCCATCCTGCACCTTTCTACCTCCTGCATCATGGGGGTTGCTATTATTTCCTTGCCCTCAATCAAATCTTTGATTATATCTATATATAAAGTGTATCCGGCAACTACCTCGCTGTTTTTTAGTGCCTCTATCGCAAGCGGTGTTATCTGTGCTTTCTCTCCCGGCCCTATGCCAATAATACTAATCATGACTCTACCCCACCCATTTATTTTTATTATTTTACCGCCATAAGTC contains:
- the cobJ gene encoding precorrin-3B C(17)-methyltransferase; protein product: MISIIGIGPGEKAQITPLAIEALKNSEVVAGYTLYIDIIKDLIEGKEIIATPMMQEVERCRMAALAAKGNKNVAMVSSGDAGIYGMAALMIEICEELGIREEIRVIAGITAASSAAAVLGAPLTHDFAVISLSNLLTKWEDIEKRLDLASQAGFVIVIYNPSSKKRADFLKKACEIVMRNISGDTMCGYVRNIGREGQTHKILPLKELKDEVVDMFTTVIIGNSTTRVINGKLVTPRGYRI